TCTAAATAGCCTTGAGCATTTCTGTTAATTTCTCCATTTTTATAAAACCAAGATTTTTTAGCAAGTTCTTTGAAGTTTTTCGCATAATCCCCACTAAATAAAACAAAACTTGATATGCTTAAATAATCAAGCTCTTTATCTTCTTTTTCTTTCTGTTGTAAATAAGCTAAGATTTTTTCCTTTGTGTTACCATATATTTTTTCATTTGTTTTAAAATTCTTAAGCTCATTTTTTAAAAAGCTTAAAATCTCATTAGTTTGTGGGATTTTTTCAAGCCTTGAAGTGTAATCGTCAAAATCATTAAAAATAACTTCATTTTCTGGGAAATAGTATTTAAAGGTATTTGACAAAAGACCACTTCCACCAAAGGCATCTATGAAAATATAATCCTTTTGACCGCTTTGCTTTATCTCTTTAATCAACTTAATAACATTTTTCAAAGCATTTTTTTTATTGCCTTGAAAAACTAAGGGAGGCTTAG
This is a stretch of genomic DNA from Campylobacter sp. MIT 99-7217. It encodes these proteins:
- a CDS encoding DNA adenine methylase produces the protein MSNLFNFEEKQVFYSKPPLVFQGNKKNALKNVIKLIKEIKQSGQKDYIFIDAFGGSGLLSNTFKYYFPENEVIFNDFDDYTSRLEKIPQTNEILSFLKNELKNFKTNEKIYGNTKEKILAYLQQKEKEDKELDYLSISSFVLFSGDYAKNFKELAKKSWFYKNGEINRNAQGYLEGVKRVKMDFKELLNEYKDNKNAFLILDPPYLQTNTQSYKAGYYRLSDFLALIDFIRPPYILFSSLKSDILDFLAWYDTKNDRLKNRKILSSSLGFPKTIEKAVDYMIYELNAKSFQNL